From the genome of Phoenix dactylifera cultivar Barhee BC4 chromosome 17, palm_55x_up_171113_PBpolish2nd_filt_p, whole genome shotgun sequence:
TTTGGTGTGACAAAATATTCTGGAACTAATATCCTCTGTCTCCAACAGTATTTGACTAATGCCAGCTCCCTTTTTTTTCCCGATTCATTGTCTCTGTTCCTTGgaacaaatttcaaaatattgtaatcatattattattagtttaaaaaaatattctggAACTTGTAGACTCTATCTCTAACAGCATTTGTCTAATGTCCACTCTCTTACTCTTCCAGATTTGATGAGTGCAGCATATCTCCACTGACAATCAAGGCACTTGCAGATGCTAGATACGTACAGATGACTGTTGTACAAGAGGCTGCACTTCCAGTCTGCCTTGAGGGTGCGTGTTTCCTAAATTCTTCAATTATATAAGTTTTCATTCTCTAACCTGAATGAGCTGCTTCCATGTATTTACTGTTGCTTGGTATCTAAAGTTTCTATTTTTTCTGTAAAAAAATATTCCTGTAGGGACGCTTTTCTAGCATTATACTCATATTTTAGTTGTTGGACAATCTTGTTGATTTAATTCTGACATCTTACTTAGATGAACATGGTCTTGCTTGGTAGTAATCTCTAGAAGCTTGCTTTATTTCTCAAATGCGGATAGAAACTAATAAtaactattttttcttttaggaaGGACACAGGTGAGAGTTGATTACATCAACTATGTATGGTGGACCAAATAGTCAACCATGACTTCTCTGTCCTATATATCTTAGTTATCCGTGTATTTCACTAATGGGTCTTCTTTGTTGATCTAGAAAAGCCCATTTTAGGAAATGCCAAATTTAACAAATTGCTCCCAGACCTGTTTTtcagtaaaaaagaaaaatcagggtTTTCGGGAACATTTCTTGTTCGAGTATGTATAATGTTTGATATAGGCTCTGAGAGCTACCTAAATCATTAGTTTATGGGGCAAACCCAGTGACTTTCTATCTTCATTACCAGCTAGAACTGCAGCTGTGAATGGTACTGCACCTAAGTGAAAACCACCCTGCATTTGAGTCTCACTACCAAGTACCACTCCACCATGATCTTCAAAGGACTATAACATGTAACCATGGTGATCACTGATATCCACAATAACCAATGATGCTATGATCAGCATGAGGTTGCTAATGCTAATATGCGGATGCTGTGCTTTGAAGAACATATGGTGAAGTTCTAAAGCTCTACTTTAAAACTCAGTGAACATATTGTCGCTAGCTGAAAATCAGCCAGTATTGTATGAAAAAGAAGGAAACTGTCAATTGCCAGGCATTCAAGAAGATTGGTTTCAAAGAACCTATGCCTTGTAAACATCTGTGTAGTTAATCTGGCCTATCAAAAGTTCAAAGTATAACTACTTAACACAGAAGAGTATTACGCTCTAGGGTTTACAAATGGATTAAGGAGGCATAAGCAGACAAATTTTGCAGAAAAGGATATGAAAGATGAATATTGATTAATTATATTAACTTAGTCACCGGTAGGAAAAATAAAggtacatatacacatatgttGTGGAGAGAGATTAACATGGAAATAAATAAGGCTATATGGGAGAACGAACAAGACTTATGAGAAGGCGGAGGCTGTCCTTTCCCACTTAGATACATTGGAATCCAAGCTAGGGTACATAGCCTCGCTATCAAGTTCTTCATTGAATCCTTTGCCATCTTTCTGAATGTATTTTTCTGCTGAAATCAAGAGACAATTACTTTGGTCTTGGAATCTGCATTCCTGAGATTGCATGAAGACATTTATCGCATAAAATATCATCCAACACTTAAGAGTGTATTGTGGGCAGTTTGATACTATAGTCATACTAGTGTTCTTAATGTCTGCTACGAGGAAATAAAGCAAAGAAATTGAAGTTGCACCAGTCTGGAGCCATGGAGTTGCTGGGCGGCTAGAGGTGCCTTTGAGAATGTAGTTCGTGATTTTTTTGGGAAGAATGTGTGgatttttttggttttgtttttAAGCGTAATTGCTTGGTGTTGGAGTGTAGTACCCCCCGCATTTGCATTATAACTCTTGATGGATATATTAGTACTAAGAACAGCCTATTTGGTTGATGTGCGTTGATTTATCAATGAGTAGCGAGCACAATAAATTGCACATGTACTTGCATAGTTTTCTATTATTATAAACACAATAAATTACACATGGATTCTTATCTTCTTAAAATTATTAGCTGTTTCCTGATTTGCtgtgaagattttttttaaaagttaacCATCCATTGTTTTGGTAACATTGGTAATATATGGAACTTTTAATAATGACCACTGCTTGTCATAATTGGAGCAGGCAAGGATGCTCTAGTGAAAGCCAAAACAGGCACCGGCAAGAGTGTAGCTTTTCTGGTACATCAGCTCTAGTTTACTAtacaaatttaattatttttaaagatCTATTGGCCCCCTTCAAATTCATTATTAAAGATAAACAGCTTCCTGCAATTGAAGCAGTCCTCAAGGCGACAAGTAACAATATGAATCAAAGAGTTCTGCCAATAAATGTTCTTATTCTTTGCCCAACAAGGGAGCTTGCCATTCAAATCGCTGCCGAGACAAATGTTTTATTAAAGTACCATGATGGTAGTGGTGTTCAAACATTAATTGGGGGCACAAGATTCAAGCTTGATCAGAAACGTCTAGATTCTGATCCTTGCCAGGTTTGCTTTTTTACTATCTTCTGGGCTCAGTTCTAGTTCCTTGGTTCTTTTTACCTAAGATGCACTTCAATGTATTTAGAATATTTCGGTGAAGACACATAAAATTTTTCTCTTCACTTAACTACAATAGCTTGACTTCTGTTTGGTGTGGCATTCTCTAACTTCCTAGTGTTTAAATCCCTAGTTGACTACTCTCAAATTGCATGATTCAAAGATATGAATATCCTCGGTTTATGTAATCTAAAATTTGCAGATTATAGTTGCAACCCCTGGTAGGCTATTGGATCACATTGAGAATAAATCTGGATTTTCAGCGAGGCTAATGGGTTTGAAATTGCTTATACTTGATGAAGCTGATCACTTACTGGACTTGGGTTTTCGAAAAGATATAGAGAAGATTGTTGATAGTGTGCCACGACAGAGGCAGTCATTGTTGTTTTCAGCTACAATTCCTAAAGAGGTAATGCTGTTCTTTGTGGCCATGTATATGTACTTAGGTTGCATTCTTCTTCATCCCCCTCCCCCACCCCCCCTCTCCTGCATTATTTACCAGTgcaatttaaatatatatgtataaaaaAATGACTATACAGGTGCGCCGGATTTCACAGCTTGTCTTGAAAAAGGATCATGTTTTTGTTGATACAGTGGGCTTGGCAGGTGTGGACACTCCTATTAAGGTATAAAGTTCTACATAACCCATGATTTCATCATTACAATTCCGGAATATTTTTCTGTGCATGATCTATGCCCATTATAATTCCAGTCAAGGAAAACTGAAAGTTATGCATGTCCAATATAATATCTGGAACTATGGCAAATATAGATGTCTGTGGAGCTTGTGTATTCGAACAGTCTATGATCATTTCTGTGTGGAAGTAGCATGGTTGTGGCTCCTTTTAGTCTTCGTAGGTCAGTGCAATACATGCACTCAAATTTAGGATGAAAGTTACTTCAGCATTTTTATAACACAGAAAGGTTGATTTATACCCGGTCCACTGCATACCATACTTCTAGTAATGCATGTATATAATGTGCAAATACGCATACCTCCACTTGAGTGCATACACACTCACAACCAGGCACACAcccatacatatgtacatatttaTGTTTGGGAGGATTAAACTGTTGCTTTATATCATTGTTCTGATCTGTTACTTGATGTGGTTGCATTAGCTTATATGCTTAAATAGTTAGCTCTTAAATACAAACATCTCTACTTGAAATTGCACAGGGAGGAAAAGCACAATGACTTGCATTATATTGCAATTTGCTTCTctagaaagaatttgagctttccACTGCTCTCACTTCTAGTCTATTAAATGCAGGTGCTGCAGTCATGCCTTGTTGCGCCACATGAACTGCATTTTCATCTGGTTTATCAGCTTCTGAAGGAACACATCATGCATGAACCAGATTATAAGGTGAATTCTGTTTTTCCCCAAACTTCAAACACTTTGTTGAGTTGCAGTCTCTAATATCTCCTGTCTTCAGGTTATTGTATTCTGCACAACTGCTATGGTAACAGCATTTATGTATGTACTTCTTCGAGACTTGAAGATGAATGTGAGGGAAATGCATTCGAGAAAGCCTCAACTTTATCGAAGTCGTATATCTGAAGAATTTCGGGAATCCAAGAATATAATTCTTGTAACCTCAGATGTTTCAGCTCGTGGAATGAATTATCCTGATGTTACTCTCGTGATTCAGGTAACACAACATTACTTGCTTTAATCCGATCATATCTCATAGGAGTCATTGAAATTTTTATATCTGTTTTGTTTTACGTATATTACCAACTGGTATCTTTTTGCAataaaatcagtaatccttctAGTGGTAATATAGATAAGAGACCTACAGATTATCTGAACATAGATTTGCTTTGAAGATGTGTTTTCGGTGCAGTGTTACTGTTAATGTATTTGCTATTCTATACATATGTTTCATGGGCAATTGTGCATAATCAATGATACTCAGGTTGGCATTCCTTCTGACCGTGAACAATACATACATCGGCTCGGAAGGACAGGACGTGAAGGCAAAGATGGTAAAGGGATTTTGTTGCTTGCACCATGGGAAGAATATTTCATGGATGATGTAAATGATCTACCCATAGAGAAGTCCCAACTACCGGAGCCAGATTCAGATATGAAGCGGAAGGTTAAGATCAGGCTCTTCTTTTATTTGATGCGATACCATTTTGCATGGGAAATCCTTTTCCATTTCTAATTTGGTTAGCTTACATTGATTGATGTCAACATTGGTAATTGATAGCTGTATTAGTAGTTTTAGGTATAATGTGGTGCCAGATTCCTTTGTTGCAATTACCTGAAGaataaattctttagatacatGAAACTTGGtaaatttcttctctttctcctgGTAAGCTGAAACTCCCTATCAAGAACTTTCGGGGAGCTGGAGCCTATATAGCCTAAATCAGTGATCTATCACTTGTTCCCCATGTCTTTCTTGTTTAATTGGGTTGTACtataaacaaaagaaataatttattttgttaATCGGCTAAAATACAAAACTAGGGTTgtctaatatatttttaaaggaTGTACTAAGATGTCCTTTGCTCTGCATAAATGCCCAAGTGATTAGGATCTGGCCAATATTTTGAGCATCCAAGATGTGTAAACATTACTGTCAACAACCTCATGGCATCAGTTTCTTGTACCAAGTCTTGTATGATAACTGATAATCTTGTATAGCATCCAATGATCTCTTTCAGAATATAGATACATGTTTGAAACTCCAACTAAATGCCTACTTAATCAGCCTATTCTGAGTCTGATTGTTGGAACTTATTTAATTAAGCTTAAGTAATGTAGAAGCATGCATTAGTTGTTGCATTCTGAAGTTCCCAGTGCCACTTGTTTGGCACCATTGTCCATGCAATCATTAAATTGGaactttttaattttgttttctttcttcctttttttttaaacaggTTGAAGATTCCATTGAAAAAATTGACCCGAGCATTAAGGAAGCAGCTTATCATGCTTGGCTTGGTTATTACAATTCAATCCATGAAATAGGAAGAGATAAAACCATGCTCGCTGACCTGGCAAACCGGTTTTGTCATTCAATTGGCATAGACAAGCCCCCAGCACTTTTCAGGAAAACAGCTTTGAAGATGGGACTGAAGGGCATACCTGGCATTAGAATCAGGAAGTGAAACTCATAAACCCTCAGCCTGGCCGATTGctaatattttcttaaattaatgcTGCTTCAAACTGGAGAACAAGGATGGCCTTGACAAACGTAGAGGGAATATGTAAATGACATGAACAGGTATTAACGAACACTATCGTGTACATGATGCGTTGTTTACCTGGTTTTCACAGGTCCActgatgcatgcatgcatgctcaCGCTCCACACATCTGCATGctcttcatctctctctctctcttatttgaATGGgtctttgatataatttgaagtgaattgagtcaaaattttaTCTCTTGGATTTCTTTACCTTTTATGCATCTTTAATTTCTTCAACTTCACAATTGTTATATACTCCATCGTTTTCCTAATGCCTACGCATTTACCCttgttattttcatttttttaattcctTTCCCTTTTTTGGGGGGGTTTCTCTCTGTTTCAATTGAATTATAATCTTGAACTGCCAATTTAGACTCTTTTTCACCCAAAATCTACTCTGCATAGGCATCAGGTTAACATGCGTATATGAGAAGTTGTTCTGTGTTTCCTTATTTgcatttatgtttttttaatgattaacaTGGTCTCTTTCAGCAGGCATCTGCAGGTGATTTCGTTGTTACCTTCCAAGTTTTGGCGTTCTGAACCAGGTCTCTTTATGTTTTGAGGCCCGCTTGTCCAATCCATTAATTCCGTACAGCTTGTAGATACCAAAACTGCTGGGATTGGGTTGATGTTTTATCTTGTTGAGGAACTGCTATTTATGTTTATTTCGACAATGTATACACATGATTTAGGATATAATTAATGATTCAGAAATCATCTTAAAAGTTATCATGTCGCTCCATGTATTATTCACGTTGATGTATTTATCTTCTGTTGAGTTGTATGGTAACAAGAACACCTCTAACCATAGAAGGGCTCTTAGCCAAGTTATTGTTATGTGCATCCACTGAAGGTGTAAGCATGGCATCAAGATGGCTAGCTTCCTTCTTAAAGAAATACAAAATTACGATGAATGGGGAAAGTTTTGTTTGGTGATGCAATCTGTCTTCAATCTACTGATTGGTGCTTGGTAGGCGTGAAGTGCCGAGTATAGAGACTTTGCATGCTTGCATGCCATGGTTTTTTTGGCTAGTGGTGCATTATTTAGACGATGAGCTTTTCCCCTAGATGCTTGTAGATGGTTTATCTCAAGGATTTACCACCGCCAGCAGCTGTTTAAAGCTTCTCGCGATGGGGTTTCATCCCTATGATCACAAAATTGTAGACTTTAATAAgcctttaaaaaagaaaaggaaaaagagaaatcaCTTGTATCCCAAGCATCCATTTAGGACGGCGCAATgcaagagagtttttttttcaaaaaataatatttttttaataaatattttaaaattttatttaaaaataatttttccagCTTTTTAGATGTAGGATTACTAATCAAGTTTTTATActtaaaatttattaaaatattatttttaatcgaTAATATAGTTaatctatttaattttttttacgtagttgtaataaaattttattaattttaattttttttaaaaaaaattcaacaaaaacAACTGTTGCAAGGTATGCTTAACAATATTTCGTAGGCGATGCATTttttctgtcttttttttttgaaataattaaaaaataagtataaaattataataGTTAATAAATAATAGGTAGGAAAAGGCCAAAAAGAGCTCGGCGGCTGGAAGAGGACCTCTTCtccgaaggaagagagaggcgcCTCCCGTCTCCTCCGCGTGCCGTGCCTGCGGCCCGCCACCACCGGCGCGGGCGAGGATCGCCCGCCAGATTTCGAGGCGGGGCCTCTGGACGAGGCCCTCGGCCGCTCCTGCTGCTACGTCCGCTCCGCCAGCCCCGCCCACTCCGGctcctcctccgtctcctcctctgcCGCCGCCGAGACCGCCTTCAAGTCCATCTTCGGCGTCTCCGTCTCCGCCAACTCCTCCGCCCCGCTCCCCGT
Proteins encoded in this window:
- the LOC103708652 gene encoding probable DEAD-box ATP-dependent RNA helicase 48 — encoded protein: MASSSLLRERSRALPKLLSRLSLLRPMGGGPRTFPGGLNKWQYKRMHEKMARQKERRLLQQEKQLYQARLRSEIRAKLAGKASSEAADDSSSSIGGYGPMSSKDHIKALANRFMKEGAEDLWNEDDGPIRSAPRKRPTDPAPPLDLRKLVTDRRNLMEDHVGESRSSLASFDQRRRYSIAAGRGLRPGSKPRWRRNSSSEEDSDSESGFNLEGDTTKMYRETKLGVKKDSRFPRFSIGSEEKLEEELDEGGGRIARKKMMSGAALGNYDVKTERRVPRPVEERSNFANEIKEIRRELRKRDLFRNDARQHRAQEETLLTKRRFDECSISPLTIKALADARYVQMTVVQEAALPVCLEGKDALVKAKTGTGKSVAFLLPAIEAVLKATSNNMNQRVLPINVLILCPTRELAIQIAAETNVLLKYHDGSGVQTLIGGTRFKLDQKRLDSDPCQIIVATPGRLLDHIENKSGFSARLMGLKLLILDEADHLLDLGFRKDIEKIVDSVPRQRQSLLFSATIPKEVRRISQLVLKKDHVFVDTVGLAGVDTPIKVLQSCLVAPHELHFHLVYQLLKEHIMHEPDYKVIVFCTTAMVTAFMYVLLRDLKMNVREMHSRKPQLYRSRISEEFRESKNIILVTSDVSARGMNYPDVTLVIQVGIPSDREQYIHRLGRTGREGKDGKGILLLAPWEEYFMDDVNDLPIEKSQLPEPDSDMKRKVEDSIEKIDPSIKEAAYHAWLGYYNSIHEIGRDKTMLADLANRFCHSIGIDKPPALFRKTALKMGLKGIPGIRIRK